One Mangifera indica cultivar Alphonso chromosome 4, CATAS_Mindica_2.1, whole genome shotgun sequence genomic region harbors:
- the LOC123214378 gene encoding exocyst complex component EXO70B1: MEKFLALETTASLPKGSEHRRNQSEIIRIKPSGHPLKGSASASLKEMSQKNVDDESASLPRALEEVDGFVNSLSSELAQVPESIWSFYRMFESLIKTYESRESSARFGQNPHEDDLFFECVKRVSKLMNGMGELSSRDVTGFSLNQASNVLNRAMSLLNEEFRALLYHKRCHLDLKTPKTPNQSIFSSNSSSNQDSDRCILPETGFNQEDEFPAFSQDAISNMNNIATAMISTGHESECCMVYSIFRKMALGDQLTKLGFDNISFDDVQRMQWESLEEEIKTWIRIFSHCYTVLFPRERKLSDSVFSEYPSISERLFTDLATVMIKRFLNFGEGVVLTKRSTEKLFKILDMYETFRDLLPAMGQWCSSEGAKDLKCQIWVAQCRIGEMAVSIFSELETAIKSDHGRTPVPSGQVHPLTRYTVNYLKYACEYAKTLEEVFKQQEKVDMSDEPEPENSGDGTPRRSPFSMKLISIMDMLDANLDTKSKLYKDLSLSYIFLMNNGRYILQKIKGSTELKDVMGAAWHRKRTTDLRQYHKSYQRETWGKVLQCINHEGLQNNSGKVLKSALKERFKNFNTMVEEIRKTQSTWVVSDEQLQSELRVSITAVVIPAYRSFLGRFRQYLEGSKGDKYIKYQPEDIEALIEELFDGNPMSMGRKKTGKD, translated from the coding sequence ATGGAGAAATTCTTAGCTCTAGAGACCACTGCAAGTTTGCCCAAAGGTAGTGAACATAGAAGGAATCAATCTGAAATCATTCGGATAAAACCATCTGGGCACCCATTAAAAGGTTCGGCTTCAGCTAGTTTGAAGGAGATGTCACAGAAGAATGTTGATGATGAGTCAGCTTCCCTTCCTCGGGCTCTGGAAGAGGTTGATGGGTTCGTTAATTCATTATCTTCGGAACTGGCACAGGTTCCGGAATCAATATGGTCCTTTTACAGGATGTTTGAATCATTGATTAAAACATATGAATCGAGGGAAAGTTCGGCCAGATTCGGGCAGAATCCTCATGAGGATGATTTGTTTTTTGAATGTGTGAAACGGGTTTCAAAGCTGATGAATGGAATGGGTGAATTGTCATCCAGAGATGTAACTGGATTTTCTCTGAACCAGGCGAGCAATGTGCTGAATCGTGCCATGTCTTTGTTGAATGAAGAATTCCGTGCACTTTTATACCATAAGCGCTGCCACTTAGACCTCAAAACTCCAAAGACACCGAACCAATCCATTTTCAGTTCGAATTCCTCATCAAATCAGGACTCAGATAGATGTATTCTGCCTGAAACCGGGTTCAATCAAGAAGACGAGTTCCCAGCTTTCTCACAAGATGCAATCTCAAACATGAACAACATTGCCACAGCAATGATCTCAACCGGGCACGAATCAGAATGTTGCATGGTGTATAGTATCTTTAGGAAAATGGCGCTGGGAGATCAACTCACCAAGCTTGGATTCGACAATATCAGCTTTGATGATGTGCAAAGAATGCAATGGGAATCCCTTGAAGAAGAAATCAAAACATGGATCAGGATTTTCAGTCATTGTTACACGGTTCTCTTCCCTAGAGAACGCAAGCTTTCAGATTCAGTCTTCTCCGAATATCCATCTATATCTGAAAGATTGTTTACCGATCTTGCCACTGTAATGATTAAAAGGTTTCTCAATTTCGGTGAAGGCGTTGTTTTAACAAAGAGGTCAACTGAGAAATTGTTCAAAATTTTGGATATGTATGAGACTTTCAGAGACCTGCTTCCAGCAATGGGACAATGGTGTTCTAGTGAGGGTGCTAAAGACTTAAAATGCCAGATTTGGGTTGCTCAATGCCGGATTGGTGAAATGGCCGTCAGCATATTTTCTGAACTTGAAACTGCAATCAAGAGTGACCATGGACGAACCCCGGTACCCAGTGGCCAAGTTCACCCCTTAACTCGCTACACAGTGAATTATCTGAAATACGCCTGTGAATACGCGAAGACATTAGAAGAAGTGTTCAAGCAGCAAGAAAAAGTAGACATGTCAGATGAGCCAGAACCTGAGAATTCGGGTGATGGGACGCCAAGAAGATCTCCATTTTCAATGAAATTGATCAGTATTATGGACATGTTGGATGCAAATCTTGATACCAAGTCAAAGCTGTATAAGGACCTTTCCTTGAGTTACATTTTCCTGATGAACAATGGAAGATACATATTACAGAAGATCAAAGGGTCCACGGAGCTTAAAGATGTAATGGGCGCCGCATGGCACAGGAAAAGGACAACAGATTTGAGGCAATACCATAAGAGTTACCAGAGAGAAACGTGGGGCAAAGTGTTGCAATGCATCAACCATGAAGGTTTACAAAACAACAGCGGGAAGGTTCTCAAGTCTGCATTGAAAGAGAGGTTCAAGAATTTTAACACGATGGTGGAAGAGATACGCAAGACACAGAGCACTTGGGTGGTGAGTGATGAACAGCTTCAATCTGAGCTCCGAGTTTCGATAACGGCGGTGGTGATTCCGGCTTACCGGTCGTTTTTGGGAAGATTTAGGCAATATCTGGAAGGTAGCAAAGGAGATAAGTATATCAAGTATCAACCAGAAGACATAGAGGCGTTGATTGAAGAATTATTTGATGGAAATCCAATGTCTATGGGAAGGAAAAAAACCGGAAAAGATTAA
- the LOC123213920 gene encoding bidirectional sugar transporter N3-like, translating to MGINHHQWGVVFGVLGNVISILVYLAPVPTFYRIFKKKSTESFQSLPYLVALFSSMLWLYYALVKGNAFLLITINSFGCFVETVYIIMYLAYAPKDGRKSTIRIFALMNLGAFFSILIVSHYLIHGDTRIKVLGWVCVAFSVSVFAAPLSIVAQVIRTKSVEFMPFNLSFFLTLSAIMWFGYGLFQKDICIAIPNVLGFILGLLQMILYTIYRNASKVIEEKKLPAEPLKNVVVLSTLGASEVYPVDHIQVEPEVGGDIVNEDAKENEQIEEPGKPEKALEVISKEGVQKIELCAAV from the exons ATGGGTATTAACCACCATCAATGGGGTGTTGTATTTGGCGTCTTAG GTAATGTCATCTCCATTCTGGTCTATCTTGCCCCTGT GCCAACGTTTTATcgaattttcaaaaagaaatcaACCGAGAGTTTCCAATCCTTGCCTTATCTGGTAGCGTTGTTCAGTTCGATGCTATGGCTCTACTATGCATTAGTTAAAGGAAATGCCTTTCTTCTCATCACTATCAACTCCTTTGGATGTTTTGTGGAGACCGTTTACATCATTATGTACCTTGCCTATGCGCCAAAAGACGGAAGG AAATCAACCATCAGAATATTTGCTTTAATGAACTTGGGAGCCTTCTTTTCTATCCTTATTGTTTCTCACTATCTCATTCATGGTGATACCCGGATCAAAGTTCTTGGTTGGGTTTGCGTTGCCTTCTCTGTTAGTGTTTTTGCAGCACCATTGAGCATTGTG GCACAAGTTATCCGAACCAAAAGTGTCGAGTTCATGCCATTCAACTTATCGTTCTTCCTTACGTTGAGCGCAATTATGTGGTTCGGTTATGGCCTTTTTCAGAAGGATATTTGCATAGCA ATCCCAAACGTCTTGGGTTTCATCTTGGGGTTGCTCCAGATGATCCTCTACACGATTTACAGAAACGCCAGTAAGGTCATAGAGGAGAAAAAGCTACCTGCAGAACCCTTAAAGAACGTTGTCGTACTCAGCACATTGGGAGCTTCTGAAGTATACCCAGTTGATCATATTCAAGTTGAACCCGAAGTTGGAGGAGATATTGTGAATGAAGATGCCAAAGAGAATGAACAAATAGAGGAGCCAGGGAAACCTGAGAAAGCCTTGGAAGTAATTTCAAAGGAGGGAGTCCAAAAAATCGAATTATGTGCAGCTGTTTAA
- the LOC123213466 gene encoding glycerophosphodiester phosphodiesterase GDPD1, chloroplastic-like, which yields MALKAVHVKDVPNLDQVPDNVTLNFCAIRFRNGVNGDGDEVKGSFKFPKFVVMGHRGSGMNMLQSSDKRMKSIKENTILAFNAATNLPLDFIEFDVQVTKDDCPVIFHDNFIFTQEKGLIVQKRVTDLSLEEFLSYGPQKEHEKIGKPMFRKTKDGRIFEWMVEKDAPLCTLQEAFEKVDDSVGFNIELKFDDQIDYKEEQLSHILQVILQVVFKHAKERPIFFSSFQPDAALLIRKLQSIYPVFFLTNGGAQTYTDVRRGSLDEAIKVCMVGGLQGIVSEVKALFKNPGAIARIKECKLSLVTYGELNNVPEVVFLQRLIGVEGVVVDLVQEITEAVTDLISNENGEEDRLFGEDGKMVLKTEPQISKDELSFLFTKLIPELIQSNSRH from the exons ATGGCTCTCAAAGCTGTTCATGTTAAAGATGTTCCCAATCTTGATCAAGTCCCTGATAATGTCACATTAAACTTCTGCGCAATCCGCTTTCGTAATG gtgTTAATGGTGATGGTGATGAAGTAAAGGGTAGTTTTAAGTTTCCAAAATTTGTTGTGATGGGACATAGAGGAAGTGGAATGAACATGTTGCAGTCATCTGACAAAAGAATGAAATCGATCAAAGAGAATACAATTCTTGCCTTCAATGCAGCCACGAATCTCCCTCTTGACTTCATTGAATTTGACGTTcag GTGACTAAAGATGACTGTCCAGTCATTTTCCAtgacaatttcattttcactcAAGAAAAG GGTTTAATTGTTCAGAAAAGAGTGACTGACCTCAGTTTAGAAGAATTTCTTTCATATGGACCACAGAAAGAGCATGAAAAA ATTGGGAAGCCCATGTTCAGGAAAACAAAGGATGGAAGAATTTTTGAATGGATGGTTGAAAAAGATGCTCCTCTTTGCACATTGCAAGAGGCTTTCGAGAAAGTTGATGATTCAGTAGGCTTCAACATAGAATTGAAGTTTGATGATCAGATAGATTACAAAGAAGAACAACTTTCACATATACTTCAAGTTATCTTGCAG GTTGTATTTAAGCATGCCAAGGAAAGACCTATCTTCTTTTCAAGCTTTCAACCTGACGCTGCTTTGTTGATCCGGAAATTGCAGAGCATTTACCCC GTGTTCTTCTTAACCAATGGAGGGGCACAAACTTATACAGATGTAAGAAGGGGCTCTTTAGATGAGGCTATTAAGGTGTGCATGGTTGGTGGGTTACAAGGGATTGTTTCTGAAGTGAAGGCTCTCTTTAAAAATCCAGGAGCAATAGCAAGAATCAAGGAGTGCAAGCTTTCCCTCGTAACATACGGTGAATTGAA TAACGTGCCGGAGGTGGTGTTCTTGCAACGATTAATCGGAGTCGAAGGGGTGGTTGTTGACCTTGTGCAAGAGATCACAGAGGCAGTCACAGATTTAATTAGCAATGAAAATGGTGAAGAGGACAGATTGTTTGGAGAGGATGGAAAGATGGTACTAAAAACAGAGCCTCAAATCTCGAAGGATGAACTCTCATTTCTTTTTACCAAGCTTATCCCAGAACTGATACAGTCTAATTCAAGGCATTAA
- the LOC123212727 gene encoding delta(3,5)-Delta(2,4)-dienoyl-CoA isomerase, peroxisomal, which produces MEEKYKTLEIVKKTPNSRVIYLYLNRPSQRNALSRDFFSEFPNALSSLDQNPNVNVIVLAGSGDHFCSGIDLKTLNSIADASSTADRGRSSERLRRDIKFLQDAVTAIELCRKPVIAAIHGACIGGGVDIVTACDIRFCTKDAFFSVKEVDLAITADLGTLQRLPGIVGFGNAMELALTGRRFSGLEAKVLGLVSRAFGSKTELDAGVRAVAEGIAAKSPLAVTGTKAVLLRGRDMTVDQGLDYVATWNSAMLLSNDLTEAVSAQIQKRKAVFAKL; this is translated from the exons ATGGAGGAGAAATACAAAACCCTTGAAATCGTTAAAAAAACCCCTAACTCTCGAGTCATCTACCTATACCTAAATCGTCCATCGCAGCGCAACGCACTGTCACGTGACTTCTTCTCCGAATTTCCCAATGCCTTATCTTCGCTTGACCAAAACCCTAATGTGAACGTAATTGTCCTCGCCGGCTCCGGGGATCATTTCTGTTCTGGAATCGACTTAAAAACGCTGAATTCCATTGCTGATGCCTCCTCTACGGCCGACCGCGGGCGCTCCTCCGAGCGTCTCCGGAGAGATATTAAGTTCTTGCAAGACGCGGTCACCGCCATCGAGCTGTGCCGGAAGCCGGTGATTGCCGCTATTCACGGGGCGTGTATTGGAGGGGGCGTTGACATTGTCACCGCCTGTGACATTAGGTTTTGTACAAAAGATGCGTTTTTTTCTGTCAAAGAGGTTGACTTGGCAATCACGGCGGATCTCGGTACTTTACAGAGGTTGCCTGGGATCGTTGGTTTTGGTAACGCGATGGAGTTGGCATTGACGGGTCGAAGATTTTCGGGTTTGGAAGCTAAAGTGTTGGGTTTAGTTTCTCGGGCCTTCGGGTCGAAAACAGAATTGGATGCGGGTGTAAGAGCTGTTGCTGAGG GAATTGCTGCGAAGTCTCCTCTAGCTGTCACTGGGACAAAAGCAGTGTTACTAAGAGGCCGAGACATGACTGTGGATCAAGGTTTAGATTATGTTGCTACTTGGAACTCTGCTATGCTTTTATCCAATGATCTAACGGAAGCAGTTTCAGCACAAATCCAGAAACGAAAGGCTGTTTTTGCAAAGCTCTAA
- the LOC123213918 gene encoding serine/threonine-protein kinase PBS1-like encodes MGCFPCFDSREEEKLNPVKESDVQKQGQHTVPDNISRLPTGRERLRARNNAGSKRELPIPKELPGGANIAAQTFTFRELAAATWNFRPECFIGEGGFGRVYKGRLESTGQVVAVKQLDRNGLQGNREFLVEVLMLSLLHHPNLVNLIGYCADGDQRLLVYEFMPLGSLEDHLHDLPPGKEPLDWNRRMKIAAGAAKGLEYLHDKANPPVIYRDFKSSNILLDEGFFPKLSDFGLAKLGPVGDKSHVSTRVMGTYGYCAPEYAMTGQLTVKSDVYSFGVVLLELITGRKAIDSTRPHGEQNLVTWARPLFNDKRKFAKLADPQLQGWYPMRGLYQALAVASMCIQEQAATRPLIGDVVTALSYLANQGYDPNTTSHGYKGSGDKDDRRSRDDRGGRILRNEERGGSGRRWQLEASDKEDSPRETARILCRDLDRERAVAEAKMWGEKLREQMRQTTQGSFDGNNG; translated from the exons ATGGGTTgttttccttgttttgattCGAGGGAAGAAGAGAAGTTGAATCCAGTAAAAGAATCGGATGTTCAAAAGCAGGGCCAACATACTGTTCCTGATAACATTTCCAGGTTGCCTACTG GAAGAGAGAGACTCAGAGCAAGAAACAATGCAGGGTCTAAAAGGGAATTGCCAATTCCTAAGGAACTTCCTGGTGGTGCCAATATCGCAGCTCAAACATTTACTTTCCGTGAGCTTGCAGCTGCAACCTGGAATTTCAGACCAGAATGTTTCATAGGGGAAGGGGGTTTTGGACGTGTGTACAAAGGGCGGCTTGAGAGCACTGGCCAG GTTGTTGCTGTCAAACAATTGGATAGAAATGGACTTCAAGGCAATCGAGAATTTCTGGTGGAGGTCCTCATGCTCAGTCTTCTTCATCATCCAAACCTAGTGAATCTGATTGGATATTGTGCTGATGGGGACCAGCGGCTTCTTGTCTATGAATTTATGCCCTTAGGATCTTTGGAAGATCATCTTCATG ATCTTCCACCGGGCAAGGAACCACTTGATTGGAACAGAAGAATGAAGATAGCAGCTGGTGCAGCCAAAGGTTTGGAATACCTTCATGATAAAGCAAACCCTCCAGTTATTTATAGAGACTTTAAGTCCTCCAACATATTACTTGATGAAGGATTTTTTCCTAAGCTTTCTGATTTTGGGCTTGCAAAGCTTGGTCCGGTTGGAGACAAGTCACATGTATCCACCAGAGTTATGGGAACATATGGTTATTGTGCTCCAGAGTATGCTATGACTGGTCAATTAACAGTAAAATCTGATGTCTATAGTTTTGGGGTGGTCCTCTTAGAGCTGATTACAGGACGAAAAGCCATTGACAGCACCCGACCACATGGAGAGCAGAACCTAGTCACATGG GCACGTCCATTGTTCAATGATAAAAGGAAATTTGCTAAATTGGCTGATCCACAACTTCAGGGCTGGTACCCAATGAGGGGTCTCTATCAAGCTCTAGCTGTGGCATCAATGTGCATCCAGGAACAGGCTGCCACTCGTCCTTTGATTGGGGATGTGGTCACAGCCCTCTCTTATTTGGCAAACCAGGGGTACGACCCTAATACAACTTCACATGGCTACAAAGGCTCTGGGGATAAGGATGACAGAAGAAGCAGAGATGATAGAGGTGGAAGAATTTTAAGAAACGAGGAAAGGGGAGGATCTGGACGCAGGTGGCAATTGGAAGCGTCAGACAAGGAAGACTCTCCAAGAGAAACTGCTAGAATTTTGTGCAGGGATTTAGATAGAGAACGAGCTGTTGCTGAGGCCAAAATGTGGGGAGAGAAATTGCGAGAACAAATGCGACAAACCACCCAAGGCAGTTTTGACGGCAATAATGGGTAG